From Candidatus Bathyarchaeia archaeon, a single genomic window includes:
- a CDS encoding DGQHR domain-containing protein, with the protein MRLVLPAIELTQTKDIRVYLTKLSVEQIKDLIENKQLIPDTYNPDINIQQGYQRSLNPNRMRRILNFLESCHSIVLPVMPTSIVLNVRNTASEPLKFKDGKLIIGDDATLYVVDGQHRVWGIKDLKNSKYEAPVTLVYGLDEYQEAAQFLVINGTQKRVDPSLQLRVLFYAEEARVEKLASEIKDVIPWQRWKLEALKIAIKLENDPENPWYKKVKVPNDLSDEWKPIKEGSFVDSFRYLSSEENPISRVPIDKKVAHLKEYWNTIRKLWNKAFEDDYQEDFLLVAPFGAGVFNTLFPSVMTLKNVSNSSFEDLLTPIVKIYPLKKWSRRRGELANRGSNQAAFREVATEFLTTINPSLDYRNHKEYDKIRGMKHNLRWLVDKGYDMLSPIVLKSADYLKDDRGKFKKACYVLVNLMNNGKISVYVGQSRSVENRLRGHSKKYNLYHVESCEDDQEMKQLEGTLWHLVKPSVRENENHPNRDFCPFCE; encoded by the coding sequence ATGCGTCTTGTACTTCCAGCTATCGAATTGACGCAGACTAAGGACATAAGAGTATACCTGACTAAGTTAAGCGTAGAGCAAATTAAAGATCTAATAGAGAACAAACAGCTCATTCCTGATACTTACAATCCTGATATCAACATCCAACAGGGCTATCAAAGATCCCTAAACCCGAATAGGATGAGGCGGATACTCAATTTTCTGGAAAGTTGCCACAGTATCGTCCTGCCTGTCATGCCAACATCTATAGTATTAAATGTAAGAAATACAGCCTCGGAACCGCTCAAATTTAAAGATGGGAAGCTAATCATAGGTGATGACGCGACATTATATGTTGTAGACGGTCAACATAGAGTATGGGGAATAAAAGATCTCAAGAACTCGAAGTATGAAGCTCCCGTGACGTTAGTTTACGGTTTAGATGAATATCAAGAGGCGGCGCAATTCTTAGTAATAAACGGTACTCAAAAGAGAGTGGATCCATCCCTACAGCTCAGAGTACTTTTTTATGCCGAAGAAGCTCGAGTTGAAAAACTCGCAAGCGAAATCAAGGATGTAATTCCGTGGCAGAGGTGGAAGCTAGAAGCGTTAAAGATAGCTATAAAACTTGAAAACGACCCTGAAAACCCATGGTACAAGAAAGTTAAGGTGCCCAACGATCTATCTGATGAGTGGAAGCCTATTAAGGAAGGTAGCTTTGTGGATAGCTTCAGGTATTTGTCAAGCGAAGAAAATCCGATATCTCGAGTGCCAATTGACAAAAAAGTAGCACATCTAAAAGAGTACTGGAACACAATCAGAAAGCTATGGAATAAGGCATTTGAGGACGACTATCAAGAAGATTTTCTTTTAGTCGCCCCTTTCGGCGCCGGGGTTTTTAATACACTATTTCCAAGCGTGATGACTCTTAAGAATGTTTCCAATTCAAGTTTCGAAGACTTGTTGACCCCAATTGTAAAGATTTATCCGTTAAAAAAGTGGTCTAGAAGGAGGGGTGAGCTAGCAAATAGAGGAAGCAACCAGGCGGCCTTTCGTGAAGTGGCCACAGAATTTCTTACAACCATCAATCCCAGCCTTGATTACAGAAATCATAAAGAATATGATAAGATAAGAGGAATGAAGCACAACTTAAGGTGGCTCGTGGATAAGGGCTATGATATGCTATCTCCAATAGTCCTAAAGTCTGCCGACTACCTGAAAGATGATCGAGGTAAATTCAAAAAAGCTTGCTATGTTCTTGTTAACTTAATGAACAACGGTAAGATATCTGTTTACGTAGGTCAAAGCAGGAGCGTAGAAAATAGGTTAAGAGGTCATAGTAAGAAGTATAATTTATACCATGTTGAATCATGCGAAGATGACCAAGAGATGAAACAATTAGAGGGTACCCTGTGGCATCTTGTCAAACCGAGCGTTAGGGAAAACGAGAATCACCCTAACAGAGATTTTTGCCCTTTCTGCGAATGA